In Mastomys coucha isolate ucsf_1 unplaced genomic scaffold, UCSF_Mcou_1 pScaffold5, whole genome shotgun sequence, one genomic interval encodes:
- the Arrb2 gene encoding beta-arrestin-2 isoform X2, with protein MGEKPGTRVFKKSSPNCKLTVYLGKRDFVDHLDKVDPVDGVVLVDPDYLKDRKVFVTLTCAFRYGREDLDVLGLSFRKDLFIATYQAFPPIPNPPRPPTRLQDRLLKKLGQHAHPFFFTIPQNLPCSVTLQPGPEDTGKACGVDFEIRAFCAKSIEEKSHKRNSVRLIIRKVQFAPETPGPQPSAETTRHFLMSDRRSLHLEASLDKELYYHGEPLNVNVHVTNNSAKTVKKIRVSVRQYADICLFSTAQYKCPVAQLEQDDQVSPSSTFCKVYTITPLLSDNREKRGLALDGQLKHEDTNLASSTIVKEGANKEVLGILVSYRVKVKLVVSRGGDVSVELPFVLMHPKPHDHITLPRPQSAPRETDVPVDTNLIEFDTNYATDDDIVFEDFARLRLKGMKDDDCDEQFC; from the exons ATGGGAGAAAAACCCGGGACCAG gGTCTTCAAGAAGTCGAGCCCCAACTGCAAG CTCACAGTGTACTTGGGCAAGCGCGACTTTGTAGATCACCTGGACAAAGTGGACCCTGTGG ATGGTGTGGTGCTTGTGGATCCTGACTACTTGAAGGACCGAAAAG TGTTTGTGACCCTCACCTGTGCCTTCCGCTATGGCCGAGAGGACCTGGATGTACTGGGCCTGTCTTTCCGCAAAGATCTATTCATCGCCACCTACCAAGCCTtcccccccatccccaacccaCCCCGGCCCCCCACCCGCCTCCAGGACCGACTGCTGAAGAAGTTGGGCCAGCATGCCCACCCCTTCTTTTTCACA ATACCCCAGAATTTGCCTTGCTCCGTCACGCTGCAGCCAGGACCAGAGGACACAGGGAAG GCCTGTGGAGTAGACTTTGAGATTCGAGCCTTCTGTGCCAAATCAATAGAAGAAAAAAGCCACAAAAG GAACTCCGTGCGGCTTATCATCAGAAAGGTACAGTTTGCTCCTGAGACGCCCGGTCCCCAGCCCTCAGCTGAAACCACTCGCCACTTCCTCATGTCTGACCGGAGGTCCCTACACCTAGAGGCTTCCCTGGACAAAGAG CTCTACTACCACGGGGAGCCCCTTAATGTCAACGTCCATGTCACCAACAATTCTGCCAAGACCGTCAAGAAGATCAGAGTGTCtg TGAGACAGTACGCCGACATTTGCCTCTTCAGCACCGCGCAATACAAGTGTCCTGTGGCTCAGCTTGAACAAGA tgaccaGGTGTCTCCCAGTTCCACGTTCTGCAAGGTGTACACCATAACCCCGCTGCTCAGTGACAACCGGGAGAAGCGTGGTCTTGCCCTGGATGGGCAGCTCAAGCATGAAGACACCAACCTGGCGTCCAGCACCAT TGTGAAGGAAGGAGCAAACAAAGAGGTGTTGGGGATCCTGGTATCCTACAGGGTCAAGGTGAAGCTGGTGGTGTCCCGAGGCGG ggaTGTCTCTGTGGAGCTACCTTTCGTCTTAATGCACCCCAAGCCCCATGACCACATCACCCTTCCAAGACCCCAGTCAG CCCCCCGGGAGACAGACGTCCCTGTGGATACCAACCTCATCGAATTCGATACCAA CTACGCCACCGACGACGACATCGTGTTTGAGGACTTTGCCCGGCTCCGGCTGAAGGGAATGAAGGATGATGACTGTGATGAGCAGTTCTGCTAG
- the Arrb2 gene encoding beta-arrestin-2 isoform X1, producing the protein MGEKPGTRVFKKSSPNCKLTVYLGKRDFVDHLDKVDPVDGVVLVDPDYLKDRKVFVTLTCAFRYGREDLDVLGLSFRKDLFIATYQAFPPIPNPPRPPTRLQDRLLKKLGQHAHPFFFTIPQNLPCSVTLQPGPEDTGKACGVDFEIRAFCAKSIEEKSHKRNSVRLIIRKVQFAPETPGPQPSAETTRHFLMSDRRSLHLEASLDKELYYHGEPLNVNVHVTNNSAKTVKKIRVSVRQYADICLFSTAQYKCPVAQLEQDDQVSPSSTFCKVYTITPLLSDNREKRGLALDGQLKHEDTNLASSTIVKEGANKEVLGILVSYRVKVKLVVSRGGDVSVELPFVLMHPKPHDHITLPRPQSAPIHPPPLYPSAPRETDVPVDTNLIEFDTNYATDDDIVFEDFARLRLKGMKDDDCDEQFC; encoded by the exons ATGGGAGAAAAACCCGGGACCAG gGTCTTCAAGAAGTCGAGCCCCAACTGCAAG CTCACAGTGTACTTGGGCAAGCGCGACTTTGTAGATCACCTGGACAAAGTGGACCCTGTGG ATGGTGTGGTGCTTGTGGATCCTGACTACTTGAAGGACCGAAAAG TGTTTGTGACCCTCACCTGTGCCTTCCGCTATGGCCGAGAGGACCTGGATGTACTGGGCCTGTCTTTCCGCAAAGATCTATTCATCGCCACCTACCAAGCCTtcccccccatccccaacccaCCCCGGCCCCCCACCCGCCTCCAGGACCGACTGCTGAAGAAGTTGGGCCAGCATGCCCACCCCTTCTTTTTCACA ATACCCCAGAATTTGCCTTGCTCCGTCACGCTGCAGCCAGGACCAGAGGACACAGGGAAG GCCTGTGGAGTAGACTTTGAGATTCGAGCCTTCTGTGCCAAATCAATAGAAGAAAAAAGCCACAAAAG GAACTCCGTGCGGCTTATCATCAGAAAGGTACAGTTTGCTCCTGAGACGCCCGGTCCCCAGCCCTCAGCTGAAACCACTCGCCACTTCCTCATGTCTGACCGGAGGTCCCTACACCTAGAGGCTTCCCTGGACAAAGAG CTCTACTACCACGGGGAGCCCCTTAATGTCAACGTCCATGTCACCAACAATTCTGCCAAGACCGTCAAGAAGATCAGAGTGTCtg TGAGACAGTACGCCGACATTTGCCTCTTCAGCACCGCGCAATACAAGTGTCCTGTGGCTCAGCTTGAACAAGA tgaccaGGTGTCTCCCAGTTCCACGTTCTGCAAGGTGTACACCATAACCCCGCTGCTCAGTGACAACCGGGAGAAGCGTGGTCTTGCCCTGGATGGGCAGCTCAAGCATGAAGACACCAACCTGGCGTCCAGCACCAT TGTGAAGGAAGGAGCAAACAAAGAGGTGTTGGGGATCCTGGTATCCTACAGGGTCAAGGTGAAGCTGGTGGTGTCCCGAGGCGG ggaTGTCTCTGTGGAGCTACCTTTCGTCTTAATGCACCCCAAGCCCCATGACCACATCACCCTTCCAAGACCCCAGTCAG cgcccatccacccaccccctcTCTACCCTTCAGCCCCCCGGGAGACAGACGTCCCTGTGGATACCAACCTCATCGAATTCGATACCAA CTACGCCACCGACGACGACATCGTGTTTGAGGACTTTGCCCGGCTCCGGCTGAAGGGAATGAAGGATGATGACTGTGATGAGCAGTTCTGCTAG